In Streptococcus respiraculi, one DNA window encodes the following:
- a CDS encoding glycosyltransferase family 4 protein: MIPFALQYIIVVVLTMMVSVIATPLIRFLALRIGAVDNPNARRINKVPMPTAGGLAIFVAFFLATMCFLPFVVIHISPRGTYFEYILPLVLASGIIILTGLVDDIKELRPLPKMVGMLVAAAIIWFFTEFRFDNFKIPFGGPMLHFPAWLSFFLTILWIVAITNAVNLIDGLDGLVSGVSIISLTTMGVVSYFFLHDSNIYLTLTVFVLVAAIVGFLPYNYNPAIIYLGDTGALFIGFMIGVLSLQGLKNSTAVAVVTPMIILGVPITDTLVAIIRRTLSGQKIYEADRMHLHHRLLSLGLTHRGTVLVIYAISFIFSLASLLLNVSSRWGGVLLMVAMLFGVEILSELIGIFGENRTPILNVLRFIGNSDARQEYLAKRRAKKEEKQKK, from the coding sequence ATGATTCCCTTTGCTTTACAGTACATCATTGTCGTTGTACTTACAATGATGGTTTCCGTTATTGCAACCCCCTTGATCCGTTTTTTAGCGCTCCGGATTGGAGCGGTCGACAACCCCAATGCGCGACGTATCAATAAGGTTCCCATGCCTACGGCGGGTGGTTTAGCGATTTTTGTTGCTTTCTTTTTAGCGACTATGTGTTTTTTGCCCTTTGTGGTAATCCACATATCGCCTCGAGGAACTTATTTTGAGTATATTTTGCCCTTAGTTCTTGCTAGCGGTATCATTATTCTTACAGGTTTGGTTGATGATATCAAGGAATTACGTCCTTTACCAAAGATGGTGGGGATGCTTGTTGCAGCGGCTATTATTTGGTTTTTTACCGAGTTTCGCTTTGATAATTTCAAGATTCCTTTTGGTGGGCCAATGCTCCATTTTCCAGCTTGGTTATCCTTCTTTTTAACCATTTTGTGGATTGTGGCAATCACCAATGCGGTCAATCTGATTGACGGTCTGGACGGTCTGGTGTCGGGGGTATCTATTATTTCTCTGACGACTATGGGGGTTGTTTCTTATTTTTTCCTCCACGATAGCAATATCTACTTGACCTTAACAGTCTTTGTGTTGGTTGCTGCGATTGTTGGATTTCTGCCTTATAACTATAATCCAGCCATTATCTACTTGGGGGATACAGGAGCCCTATTTATCGGCTTTATGATTGGGGTGCTATCCCTTCAAGGGCTGAAAAATTCGACAGCGGTTGCCGTGGTAACTCCGATGATTATTTTGGGAGTGCCAATTACCGATACCTTGGTGGCGATTATTCGTAGAACCTTATCAGGCCAGAAAATCTATGAAGCAGACCGCATGCACTTGCATCACCGTCTTTTGTCGCTTGGCTTGACGCATCGTGGAACGGTGCTTGTTATCTATGCGATTTCGTTTATCTTTTCTCTTGCTTCGCTACTCTTAAATGTATCGAGCCGCTGGGGAGGTGTCCTCTTGATGGTCGCAATGCTATTTGGAGTAGAAATTCTCAGTGAGCTAATTGGGATTTTTGGAGAAAATAGAACGCCTATTCTTAATGTCTTGCGCTTTATTGGCAATAGTGATGCCAGACAGGAATACTTAGCTAAAAGACGAGCGAAAAAAGAAGAAAAACAGAAAAAATGA
- the sufU gene encoding Fe-S cluster assembly sulfur transfer protein SufU, protein MALSKLESLYMAVVADHSKHPHHQGRIDGAHQVDLNNPTCGDVINLSLQLDETGETIQDIAFVNAGCTISTASASMMTDLVLGKTKAEVLELAHVFSEMVQGKMDARQKELGDAAFLAGVAKFPQRVKCATLAWNALKKVLEE, encoded by the coding sequence ATGGCACTTTCTAAACTAGAAAGCCTTTATATGGCAGTAGTAGCAGACCATTCTAAGCATCCTCATCACCAAGGCAGGATTGACGGGGCTCATCAGGTGGATTTGAACAATCCCACGTGTGGTGATGTGATTAACTTGTCCTTGCAGCTGGATGAAACTGGTGAAACGATTCAAGATATTGCTTTTGTTAATGCAGGCTGTACGATTTCGACAGCCTCAGCCAGTATGATGACAGACCTTGTGCTTGGAAAGACCAAAGCGGAAGTCCTTGAGCTCGCTCATGTTTTTTCTGAAATGGTCCAAGGAAAGATGGATGCGCGTCAAAAAGAATTAGGAGATGCAGCTTTTCTAGCAGGTGTTGCTAAATTTCCTCAGCGAGTAAAATGTGCGACCTTGGCTTGGAATGCGCTAAAAAAAGTTTTAGAAGAATAG
- the mecA gene encoding adaptor protein MecA — translation MKMKQISDSTLKITIKMEDLEERGMEIADFLVPQEKTEEFFYTVLDELDLPVTFRESGMLSFRVTPKPDKVDIFVTKSDIDQNLNFDDFADMADLDEISQMTPDEFLKTLEKTIREKSAGDDKAVQYLEQVEADELDVDEVDTENRQYIYYILDFANLQEAVQFVSLVDFTIEESELYKMNGRYYMTVLINIENRSTRYPDYILSRMLEHADDTSISRAVLQEHGVLLLPVGAIEELGKVSLV, via the coding sequence ATGAAGATGAAACAAATTAGTGATTCGACCTTGAAAATCACGATTAAAATGGAGGACTTAGAAGAACGCGGAATGGAGATTGCGGACTTTCTCGTCCCGCAAGAAAAGACAGAGGAATTTTTCTATACAGTATTGGATGAATTGGATCTGCCAGTAACCTTTCGTGAAAGTGGCATGCTTAGTTTTCGAGTGACGCCAAAGCCAGACAAGGTGGATATTTTTGTCACCAAGTCAGACATCGATCAAAACTTAAATTTTGATGATTTTGCGGATATGGCGGATTTAGATGAGATTTCGCAGATGACGCCAGATGAGTTTTTAAAGACACTTGAAAAGACCATTCGAGAAAAGAGTGCAGGGGATGATAAGGCGGTTCAGTACTTGGAGCAAGTCGAAGCAGATGAATTGGACGTTGACGAAGTGGATACAGAAAATCGTCAGTACATTTACTATATTCTGGATTTTGCTAATCTACAGGAAGCTGTTCAATTTGTCTCTCTAGTTGATTTTACCATTGAAGAATCAGAGCTCTATAAGATGAATGGTCGTTACTATATGACTGTCTTGATTAATATTGAAAATCGTTCAACTCGCTACCCGGACTATATCTTGTCACGAATGTTAGAGCATGCAGACGATACATCCATTTCACGTGCGGTGCTTCAAGAGCACGGAGTTTTGTTGCTTCCTGTGGGTGCGATTGAAGAGCTTGGGAAGGTGAGCTTGGTATGA
- a CDS encoding serine hydrolase, translating into MKRLYTFLIACLCAILSPFTVHATDKYSTDAEHSIAIEAQTGKILYEQNAATPTNVASISNLLTIYLVYEAIEQGKLTLDTQVPISDYAYNLTITSPVTNIPLDKRSYSVQELINASLIASANSATIALAEQVAGNEAAFVELMNKKLVSWGISDATIINSTGLSIDLLENKQNTDEKKTEENRLSALDVAIIARRLIVDYPQVLDVTSQSHFKLNGTTYYGTNPMLKGGAYEREGVDGLKTASGTSMVATSLENDMRVITVILHTKEGDLYPEKRFLETTNLMNYAYTYFKWTPIVEAGQPYHNSKATVFNGKHATVSAVASQDFMFAKRERYKKETVATLEGLGTVFDAPLSKGTVVGSLTLKDTDLIGHGYVDKQPSINLVAGEDTPTATWPFSWWNHFIRYVNEKL; encoded by the coding sequence ATGAAACGATTGTATACATTCTTAATAGCTTGTCTATGTGCAATACTATCACCCTTTACTGTTCATGCTACAGATAAATATAGTACAGACGCCGAGCATTCGATTGCAATCGAAGCACAGACCGGAAAAATTCTCTATGAACAAAACGCAGCTACTCCGACCAATGTCGCCTCTATTTCCAATTTGCTAACCATCTATCTGGTTTATGAAGCAATCGAACAGGGAAAATTGACACTTGATACCCAAGTTCCCATCTCAGATTACGCTTATAACTTGACCATCACTTCACCTGTCACCAACATTCCTTTGGACAAGCGTTCTTACTCTGTCCAAGAATTGATCAATGCATCTCTCATTGCGTCAGCCAACAGCGCAACCATCGCCCTAGCTGAGCAGGTTGCAGGAAACGAAGCTGCTTTCGTGGAATTGATGAACAAAAAACTGGTATCCTGGGGCATTTCAGATGCAACGATTATCAATTCGACTGGCTTGAGCATAGACCTGTTAGAAAATAAACAGAACACAGATGAGAAAAAGACGGAAGAAAATCGATTATCTGCTCTTGATGTCGCTATCATCGCCCGTCGATTAATCGTAGACTATCCGCAGGTGCTTGATGTCACCTCCCAATCTCACTTCAAATTAAATGGAACGACCTACTATGGGACAAACCCTATGTTAAAAGGAGGAGCTTATGAACGAGAAGGGGTAGACGGTCTCAAAACCGCTTCCGGAACCTCCATGGTAGCAACCAGTTTAGAAAATGACATGCGTGTTATCACTGTTATCTTGCATACAAAAGAAGGCGACCTCTATCCTGAGAAACGCTTCCTTGAAACGACAAATCTGATGAATTATGCTTACACATATTTCAAATGGACACCTATCGTAGAAGCTGGTCAACCCTATCACAATAGCAAGGCTACTGTCTTTAATGGCAAACATGCAACTGTTTCAGCCGTCGCTAGTCAAGATTTTATGTTTGCTAAGAGAGAGCGGTACAAAAAAGAAACAGTTGCGACATTAGAGGGACTTGGTACTGTCTTTGATGCACCACTCAGCAAGGGAACTGTCGTTGGAAGTTTAACCCTAAAAGATACGGATTTAATCGGTCACGGCTACGTTGACAAGCAACCAAGTATTAATCTGGTTGCAGGCGAAGATACACCGACAGCAACCTGGCCATTTTCCTGGTGGAATCACTTTATAAGATATGTGAATGAGAAATTATAG
- a CDS encoding cysteine desulfurase, giving the protein MSVDSHAIKQEFPILDQLVHDEPLVYLDNAATTQKPQAVLDEILDYYQTDNANVHRGVHTLAERATSRYEAARERVRQFIHAKSTKEVLFTRGTTTSLNWVAHFASQILQPGDEVLISIMEHHANIIPWQQACQKTGAKLVYVYLKEGSLDMEDLKAKLSTKTKFVSLAHVSNVLGVVNPIKEITQLAHAVGAIMVVDGAQSTPHMAIDVEGLGIDFFAFSGHKMLAPTGIGVLYGKEKWLSQMEPIEFGGEMIDFVYEQSATWKELPWKFEAGTPNMAGAIGLAKAIDVLENIGMEEIARHEDELLSYLFPKLQAMDGIEIYGPLDVAKRTGVISFNLKGLHPHDVATALDYEGIAVRAGHHCAQPLLSYLGVQSTVRASFYLYNTKEDCDKLIDALEKTKEFFNGTF; this is encoded by the coding sequence ATGTCAGTAGATAGCCATGCCATCAAACAAGAGTTTCCAATTTTAGACCAGCTGGTCCATGATGAGCCCTTGGTCTATCTTGACAATGCTGCAACGACACAGAAACCCCAAGCTGTTTTAGATGAAATTCTAGACTATTACCAAACGGATAATGCCAATGTCCACCGCGGTGTCCATACCCTGGCAGAGCGAGCGACTAGTCGCTATGAAGCAGCGCGTGAGCGCGTCAGACAGTTTATCCATGCTAAGTCCACAAAAGAAGTACTGTTTACAAGAGGTACGACAACCAGTCTCAACTGGGTCGCGCACTTTGCTAGCCAAATCTTGCAACCGGGCGATGAGGTGCTGATTTCTATCATGGAACACCATGCCAACATCATTCCTTGGCAGCAAGCCTGTCAAAAAACGGGAGCTAAGCTTGTCTATGTCTATCTCAAGGAGGGTAGCCTAGACATGGAAGATTTGAAAGCTAAGCTATCCACGAAGACCAAGTTTGTTTCTCTTGCGCATGTGTCAAATGTCCTTGGCGTGGTGAATCCAATCAAGGAAATTACTCAATTGGCGCATGCAGTCGGAGCGATTATGGTGGTGGACGGGGCGCAATCGACACCTCACATGGCGATTGACGTAGAAGGCTTAGGTATTGATTTTTTTGCTTTTTCAGGTCATAAGATGCTCGCTCCGACTGGAATAGGTGTCCTATATGGCAAGGAAAAATGGCTGTCTCAAATGGAGCCTATTGAATTTGGTGGCGAGATGATTGATTTCGTCTATGAGCAGTCTGCAACTTGGAAAGAATTGCCGTGGAAGTTTGAGGCAGGAACGCCCAACATGGCAGGAGCGATTGGACTTGCCAAAGCTATTGATGTTTTAGAGAATATCGGTATGGAGGAAATTGCTCGCCATGAGGACGAATTGCTATCCTACCTGTTTCCAAAATTGCAAGCTATGGACGGCATTGAAATCTACGGTCCGCTTGATGTAGCCAAGCGCACAGGTGTGATTTCTTTTAATCTGAAAGGCTTACACCCCCACGATGTGGCGACGGCGCTTGATTATGAGGGAATAGCTGTGCGAGCAGGTCATCATTGTGCGCAACCACTCCTTTCCTATTTGGGAGTGCAGTCAACTGTTCGGGCGAGTTTCTATCTCTACAACACCAAGGAAGATTGTGATAAATTAATCGATGCACTGGAGAAAACAAAGGAGTTTTTCAATGGCACTTTCTAA
- the sufD gene encoding Fe-S cluster assembly protein SufD, with protein MTKEAIKLFSQAHAEPAWLSNLRQAAFEKIEILALPTIERVKFHRWNLGDGTIASSEVSSNVPDFIALGDNPKLVQVGTQTVFEQLSPELVEAGVVFTDFYTALEEIPEVVEQYFTKAVAAETDKLAAYHTAYFNSGAVLYVPDNVEINVPVEGIFYQDSESNVPFNKHVLIITGKNTKLNYLERFESIGEGSEKATANITVEVIAGTGSQVKFAAIDRLGQHVTTYMSRRGNLANNASIDWAIGVMNEGNVVADFDSDLYGDGSHADMKVVALSSGKQVQGIDTRVTNYGRHSIGNILQHGVILEKGTLTFNGIGHIIKGAKGADAQQESRVLMLSDKARSDANPILLIDENDVTAGHAASIGQVDPEDMYYLMSRGLDKATAERLVVRGFLGAVLTEIPVKEARDEMIDGIEEKLSKR; from the coding sequence ATGACCAAAGAAGCCATTAAACTGTTTTCACAAGCACACGCAGAACCCGCTTGGTTGAGCAACCTTCGTCAAGCAGCTTTTGAAAAGATTGAAATACTAGCGCTCCCAACTATTGAACGGGTGAAATTCCACCGTTGGAATCTAGGAGACGGAACGATTGCGTCGTCAGAAGTAAGTAGCAATGTTCCTGATTTTATAGCCTTGGGGGACAACCCTAAGCTAGTACAAGTGGGCACGCAGACGGTGTTTGAACAATTGTCTCCAGAATTAGTAGAAGCGGGTGTTGTTTTTACAGACTTTTATACAGCTTTGGAAGAAATTCCAGAAGTTGTAGAGCAGTATTTTACCAAGGCGGTTGCAGCGGAGACGGACAAGTTAGCAGCCTATCATACAGCGTATTTTAACAGTGGAGCAGTCTTGTATGTTCCTGACAATGTTGAAATCAATGTTCCTGTTGAGGGAATTTTCTACCAAGATAGTGAAAGTAACGTTCCGTTTAATAAACACGTTCTTATCATTACAGGGAAGAATACCAAGTTAAACTATCTAGAGCGTTTTGAAAGTATTGGGGAAGGTAGCGAAAAGGCAACCGCCAATATCACTGTAGAAGTGATTGCAGGAACAGGTAGTCAGGTTAAATTCGCAGCGATTGACCGTCTCGGTCAGCATGTGACGACTTACATGAGCCGCCGTGGAAATCTTGCCAATAATGCTAGTATTGACTGGGCAATTGGTGTCATGAACGAGGGGAACGTCGTAGCAGACTTTGACAGTGATTTGTATGGCGATGGTAGTCATGCGGATATGAAAGTAGTTGCTTTATCAAGTGGTAAGCAAGTACAAGGGATTGATACCCGTGTCACTAACTACGGTCGTCATTCGATTGGTAATATCCTCCAACACGGGGTTATCCTTGAAAAAGGAACACTAACCTTTAACGGAATTGGTCATATTATCAAGGGGGCAAAAGGAGCAGACGCCCAGCAAGAAAGTCGTGTTTTGATGTTGTCTGATAAGGCACGAAGCGATGCCAACCCAATCCTTTTAATCGATGAAAATGATGTTACAGCAGGACACGCTGCCTCAATCGGTCAGGTAGATCCTGAAGATATGTACTATCTTATGAGTCGTGGCTTAGACAAGGCGACAGCAGAGCGTTTAGTTGTGCGCGGATTTCTAGGAGCAGTCCTTACGGAAATCCCTGTCAAAGAAGCCCGTGATGAGATGATTGACGGAATTGAAGAAAAGTTAAGTAAGAGGTAA
- the sufB gene encoding Fe-S cluster assembly protein SufB: MAEERVEPKPIDLGEYQFGFHDDVEPIISTGKGLNEEVIRALSAAKNEPEWMLEFRLKSYEAFKKMPLETWGADLSEIDFDDLIYYQKASDKPARSWDDVPEKIKETFERIGIPEAERAYLAGAAAQYESEVVYHNMKEEFEKLGIIFTDTDSALKEYPDLFKQYFAKLVPPTDNKLAALNSAVWSGGTFIYVPKGVKCDIPLQTYFRINNESTGQFERTLIIVDEGASVHYVEGCTAPTYSSDSLHAAIVEIFALDGAYMRYTTIQNWSDNVYNLVTKRARAMKDATVEWIDGNLGAKTTMKYPSVYLDGEGARGTMLSIAFANTGQHQDTGAKMIHNAPHTSSSIVSKSIAKGGGAVNYRGQVTFARNSKKSVSHIECDTIIMDDLSKSDTIPFNEIHNSQVALEHEAKVSKISEEQLYYLMSRGLSESEATEMIVMGFVEPFTKELPMEYAVELNRLISYEMEGSVG; encoded by the coding sequence ATGGCAGAAGAAAGAGTAGAGCCAAAGCCGATTGACCTCGGTGAGTATCAATTTGGCTTTCATGACGATGTAGAGCCGATTATCTCGACAGGAAAAGGTTTGAATGAAGAAGTTATCCGTGCCTTATCGGCGGCTAAAAATGAACCAGAATGGATGTTGGAGTTCCGTCTCAAATCCTATGAGGCCTTCAAAAAAATGCCCCTTGAAACATGGGGTGCTGACTTGTCAGAAATTGATTTTGATGATTTGATATACTACCAAAAAGCCTCTGACAAACCAGCTCGTTCTTGGGATGATGTCCCTGAAAAAATTAAGGAGACCTTTGAGCGCATCGGAATTCCAGAAGCCGAACGTGCTTATCTTGCAGGAGCTGCTGCCCAGTACGAATCAGAAGTGGTTTACCATAACATGAAAGAAGAGTTTGAAAAGTTGGGCATTATTTTTACCGACACAGACTCGGCTTTAAAAGAGTACCCAGACCTTTTCAAGCAGTATTTTGCAAAACTTGTTCCGCCGACAGACAATAAATTAGCGGCCTTGAACAGTGCTGTATGGTCTGGTGGTACCTTTATCTATGTACCAAAAGGAGTCAAGTGTGACATTCCTTTGCAGACCTATTTCCGAATCAACAACGAAAGCACAGGGCAGTTTGAGCGAACCTTGATTATCGTCGATGAGGGCGCAAGTGTGCACTACGTGGAAGGCTGTACAGCTCCGACCTACTCAAGTGATAGCCTGCATGCGGCCATTGTTGAGATCTTTGCCCTTGACGGTGCCTACATGCGCTACACCACAATCCAGAACTGGTCTGATAATGTCTACAATCTCGTGACCAAGCGTGCCCGTGCCATGAAAGATGCGACGGTTGAATGGATTGATGGAAACTTGGGAGCGAAAACCACCATGAAATACCCGTCTGTTTACCTAGACGGTGAGGGTGCGCGTGGAACAATGCTTTCTATCGCCTTTGCAAATACCGGTCAACACCAAGATACAGGTGCCAAGATGATTCACAATGCACCGCACACAAGTTCATCGATTGTATCAAAATCCATTGCCAAAGGTGGTGGAGCAGTAAACTATCGTGGTCAAGTAACCTTTGCCCGCAATTCCAAGAAATCTGTCAGTCATATCGAGTGTGATACCATTATCATGGATGACTTGTCGAAGTCTGATACCATTCCCTTCAATGAAATTCACAATTCTCAAGTAGCCTTGGAACACGAGGCTAAAGTGTCTAAGATTTCCGAAGAACAGCTCTACTACCTCATGAGTCGTGGCTTGTCAGAAAGCGAAGCGACAGAGATGATTGTTATGGGATTTGTCGAGCCCTTTACCAAAGAACTTCCGATGGAATACGCTGTGGAGCTCAACCGATTGATTTCTTATGAAATGGAAGGTTCGGTCGGCTAA
- the sufC gene encoding Fe-S cluster assembly ATPase SufC, which translates to MSVLEIKDLHVAIEGKEILKGVNLTLKTGEIAAIMGPNGTGKSTLSAAIMGNPNYEVTQGEVLFDGVNVLELEVDERARMGLFLAMQYPSEIPGITNAEFLRAAMNAGKEDDEKISVRDFITKLDEKMELLNMKEEMAERYLNEGFSGGEKKRNEILQLLMLEPTFALLDEIDSGLDIDALKVVSKGVNAMRGEGFGAMIITHYQRLLNYITPDVVHIMMEGRVVLSGGPELAIRLEKEGYAKIAEELGLTYEEEV; encoded by the coding sequence ATGTCAGTACTAGAAATCAAAGATTTGCATGTTGCAATCGAAGGAAAAGAAATTTTAAAAGGGGTTAATTTGACTCTTAAAACAGGTGAAATTGCTGCAATCATGGGGCCAAACGGGACAGGGAAGTCCACCCTTTCAGCAGCTATCATGGGAAATCCAAACTATGAAGTAACCCAAGGTGAAGTCTTGTTTGACGGTGTCAATGTCTTAGAGCTTGAAGTGGATGAGCGGGCTCGTATGGGACTCTTTCTTGCCATGCAATACCCAAGTGAAATTCCAGGTATTACCAACGCCGAATTTTTACGCGCAGCCATGAATGCTGGAAAAGAAGACGATGAGAAAATTTCTGTTCGTGATTTCATCACAAAACTCGATGAAAAAATGGAATTGCTCAATATGAAAGAGGAAATGGCAGAGCGTTACCTCAACGAAGGTTTCTCAGGTGGGGAGAAAAAAAGAAATGAAATCTTGCAACTCTTGATGTTGGAGCCAACCTTTGCTCTTCTTGATGAGATTGACTCTGGTCTTGACATCGATGCCCTTAAAGTAGTATCAAAAGGGGTCAATGCCATGCGTGGAGAAGGCTTTGGTGCCATGATTATCACTCACTACCAACGCCTTTTGAACTACATCACGCCAGACGTAGTCCACATTATGATGGAAGGTCGTGTGGTTCTCTCCGGGGGTCCAGAACTTGCTATCCGTCTTGAAAAAGAAGGATATGCGAAAATTGCAGAAGAATTAGGCTTGACTTACGAAGAGGAAGTTTAA